From a single Desulfomicrobium apsheronum genomic region:
- a CDS encoding radical SAM/SPASM domain-containing protein — MTSARSFRFQRVYVEITNICNLRCDFCAGTTRPPASMDPEFFRRVLDQLVPLTDQVCLHVMGEPLLHPHLETILELCAAAGIGVNLTTNAALLHGKADMLMRARALRQVNFSMQSLRRGEDLDHDTLERILEFSLRAAELRPELFINFRLWTLQSLNASEHSQFNAVILHRIAAALDREIQPPAPGRKSSRLLGRIYLHTDTVFEWPGDLTTLERSRGFCHALSTHCAILVDGTVCPCCLDADARLALGNIHDTPLTAILDSPRARAMAAGFAAGRLVEEVCRHCTYCRRFKSRAQR; from the coding sequence GTGACGTCCGCCCGATCCTTCCGATTTCAGCGTGTCTATGTAGAGATCACCAACATCTGCAACCTGCGCTGCGACTTCTGCGCCGGAACGACACGCCCCCCCGCGAGCATGGACCCCGAGTTCTTCAGGCGCGTCCTGGATCAGCTCGTACCGCTCACGGACCAAGTCTGCCTGCATGTCATGGGCGAACCGCTCCTGCATCCGCACCTTGAGACCATCCTTGAACTTTGCGCGGCGGCAGGGATCGGGGTCAACCTGACCACCAACGCCGCCCTGCTGCACGGCAAGGCGGACATGCTGATGCGGGCGCGGGCCCTGCGGCAGGTCAATTTCTCCATGCAGTCCCTGCGCCGGGGCGAGGACCTTGACCACGACACCCTGGAACGCATCCTTGAATTCAGCCTGCGCGCGGCGGAACTGCGCCCCGAGCTCTTCATCAATTTCCGGCTCTGGACCCTGCAAAGCCTCAACGCTTCCGAACACAGCCAATTCAATGCGGTGATCCTGCACCGCATCGCGGCCGCCCTTGACCGCGAAATCCAGCCCCCCGCGCCGGGACGCAAGAGCTCAAGGCTGCTGGGCCGCATCTATCTGCACACGGACACGGTCTTCGAATGGCCGGGCGACCTGACCACGCTGGAAAGATCGCGCGGGTTCTGTCACGCCCTGTCCACACATTGCGCCATCCTGGTCGACGGCACGGTCTGCCCGTGCTGTCTCGACGCGGACGCGAGGCTCGCCCTGGGCAACATCCATGATACCCCTCTGACCGCCATCCTGGACTCGCCACGGGCCCGGGCCATGGCCGCCGGTTTCGCGGCGGGCAGGCTCGTGGAAGAGGTCTGCCGCCACTGCACCTATTGCCGCAGGTTCAAAAGCAGGGCACAACGCTGA
- a CDS encoding ABC transporter ATP-binding protein, with protein MDLLRVTALGKRFGGTEVFRDVSFDVPRGSLVSLVGPSGVGKTTLLHIIAGLEAAESGTVTHFGGKRERPQAILVFQDYVLFPNMTVFQNIAFGLKARKMKRAAIRDKVLPMLGYFHLEDRRDAYPSELSGGQKQRVAIARAMVLEPSLLLLDEPFANLDRNLKMETALFIRSTQRSFGITTICVTHDLQEALAMSDRIGVMLGGSLRQYAPPLDVYRRPVDMETARFLGPVNTITAPLARLLGLETCWLRPEALRLEPDPDGPAVITATHFAGHYLCYTLRVLDQDLVVYALEPMGQPGDRMHIRVSNQYPPIFSGSLPEDSCA; from the coding sequence ATGGATCTGCTGCGGGTCACGGCCCTCGGCAAACGCTTCGGCGGCACTGAGGTCTTTCGAGACGTTAGCTTCGACGTGCCCAGAGGTAGCCTCGTCTCCCTGGTCGGGCCGTCCGGGGTGGGCAAAACGACCCTGCTGCACATCATCGCCGGGCTCGAGGCCGCCGAAAGCGGGACCGTCACCCACTTCGGCGGTAAGAGGGAAAGGCCCCAGGCCATTCTCGTCTTTCAGGATTACGTGCTCTTCCCGAACATGACGGTCTTCCAGAACATCGCCTTCGGCCTGAAGGCCCGGAAGATGAAGAGGGCCGCCATCCGGGACAAGGTCTTGCCCATGCTCGGCTATTTCCACCTTGAAGACAGGCGGGATGCCTATCCGTCAGAGCTCTCGGGCGGACAGAAGCAGCGCGTGGCCATTGCCCGGGCCATGGTCCTTGAACCCTCGCTCCTGCTTCTGGACGAGCCCTTTGCCAACCTCGACCGCAACCTGAAGATGGAGACGGCCCTCTTCATCCGCTCAACCCAGCGCAGCTTCGGCATCACCACGATCTGCGTGACCCACGACCTGCAGGAAGCGCTGGCCATGTCCGACCGCATCGGGGTCATGCTCGGGGGAAGCCTGCGCCAATACGCTCCGCCGCTGGACGTCTACCGGCGGCCCGTGGACATGGAAACGGCGCGCTTTTTGGGGCCGGTCAACACCATCACCGCCCCCCTGGCCCGCCTCCTGGGCCTTGAGACCTGCTGGCTGCGACCCGAGGCCCTGCGCCTGGAACCGGACCCGGACGGCCCCGCCGTCATCACGGCCACGCATTTTGCGGGGCACTACCTGTGCTACACGCTGCGTGTTCTGGACCAGGACCTCGTAGTCTACGCCCTGGAACCCATGGGGCAGCCAGGGGACAGGATGCACATCCGCGTTTCAAACCAGTATCCGCCCATCTTCAGCGGCTCTCTTCCGGAGGATTCATGCGCATAA
- the gpmI gene encoding 2,3-bisphosphoglycerate-independent phosphoglycerate mutase, whose product MKKPCVLLILDGWGKAAPGPGNAVSQARTPRMDALLSAHPKGELKCMGRDVGLPDGQMGNSEVGHLNLGAGRIVYQDIMRINLAIEDGSLAANPVLAELAGAARGGSGRVHLMGLVSDGGVHSMQDHLVALIRSLSDQGVADICVHAFLDGRDTPPRSGLGYIKALEADLARMGAGRIVSVSGRYYAMDRDQRWDRVELAYAAMTEGRGLTAVSAADAVSDGYAAGENDEFVKPRVILRDGQPSGLIGDGDAVLFFNFRADRARELTRALTEDDFTGFARPRKIALSRFVTMTRYEKDFGLPVLFPPVSLDRILGQVVSERGMRQLRTAETEKYAHVTYFFNGGQETPFPGEDRELLPSPKDVPTYDFKPEMSVNKVTDTLVAALESGNYDMVICNFANLDMVGHTGVIPAAIKACEAVDQCLGRVMDSVVKMGGTLLVTADHGNAEDMLDAQGNVKTSHSLNPVPFVYVGPGNFKVRDGRLADVAPTILAILGIEKPVEMTGESLLLPL is encoded by the coding sequence ATGAAAAAGCCCTGCGTGCTCCTCATTCTGGACGGTTGGGGCAAGGCCGCCCCTGGTCCGGGGAACGCCGTCAGCCAGGCCCGCACACCGCGCATGGACGCGCTTCTCTCTGCCCACCCAAAGGGAGAACTCAAGTGCATGGGCCGGGACGTCGGCCTGCCTGACGGCCAGATGGGCAACTCGGAGGTCGGGCACCTGAACCTTGGCGCGGGGCGGATCGTCTATCAGGACATCATGCGCATCAACCTGGCCATAGAGGACGGTTCCCTGGCCGCAAACCCCGTACTGGCCGAGCTTGCGGGCGCGGCCAGGGGGGGCTCGGGGCGCGTGCATCTCATGGGCCTGGTCTCCGATGGCGGCGTGCACAGCATGCAGGATCATCTCGTGGCGCTGATTCGATCCTTGAGCGATCAGGGCGTGGCGGACATCTGCGTGCACGCATTTCTGGACGGCCGGGATACGCCGCCGCGCAGTGGCCTGGGCTACATAAAGGCCCTGGAGGCCGATTTGGCCCGCATGGGCGCGGGGCGCATCGTTTCGGTCTCGGGGCGCTACTACGCCATGGACCGGGATCAGCGCTGGGATAGGGTCGAGCTGGCTTATGCGGCCATGACCGAGGGCCGGGGGCTGACTGCCGTCAGCGCGGCCGATGCGGTCAGCGACGGATACGCGGCCGGGGAGAACGACGAGTTTGTGAAACCCCGCGTGATCCTGCGCGATGGGCAGCCTTCGGGCCTGATCGGGGACGGCGACGCCGTGCTCTTCTTCAACTTCAGGGCCGACCGGGCGCGCGAGCTGACCCGTGCCCTGACCGAGGATGATTTCACCGGGTTCGCGCGGCCGCGCAAGATCGCCCTGTCGCGTTTTGTGACCATGACCCGCTACGAAAAGGATTTTGGCCTGCCCGTGCTCTTTCCGCCGGTCAGCCTGGACCGCATTCTGGGCCAGGTCGTGTCCGAACGGGGCATGCGCCAGCTGCGCACGGCCGAGACGGAAAAATACGCCCACGTGACCTATTTTTTCAACGGCGGCCAGGAAACGCCTTTTCCTGGAGAGGACCGTGAACTTCTGCCTTCGCCCAAGGACGTGCCCACCTACGACTTCAAGCCGGAGATGAGCGTGAACAAGGTCACGGATACTCTTGTGGCGGCTCTGGAGTCGGGGAACTACGACATGGTGATCTGCAATTTCGCCAACCTGGACATGGTCGGACACACCGGGGTCATCCCGGCCGCCATCAAGGCCTGCGAGGCCGTGGATCAGTGTCTGGGGCGGGTTATGGATAGCGTGGTGAAGATGGGAGGCACGCTGCTGGTCACGGCGGACCATGGCAACGCCGAGGATATGCTGGACGCGCAGGGCAACGTGAAGACTTCCCACAGCCTGAATCCCGTGCCCTTCGTCTACGTGGGGCCGGGAAACTTCAAGGTGCGCGACGGTCGCCTGGCCGACGTGGCGCCGACCATCCTGGCCATCCTCGGGATTGAAAAGCCCGTAGAGATGACCGGAGAGAGCCTGCTGTTGCCGCTCTGA
- a CDS encoding cupin domain-containing protein, with protein MQARILRHAPGNEYFFREGCFITELSNEDHDPAASMARARVEPGRTTAWHALNQTAERYVILEGQGRVEVGDLQPQNVDPGDVVIIPPGVRQRITCTSTSDLIFLAVCTPRFDPRNYIALEK; from the coding sequence ATGCAGGCACGCATACTCAGACACGCTCCCGGGAATGAATACTTTTTCCGGGAAGGATGCTTCATCACCGAACTCTCCAACGAGGATCACGACCCGGCCGCATCCATGGCCCGCGCCCGGGTCGAACCGGGCCGCACCACGGCCTGGCATGCCCTGAATCAAACCGCCGAGCGCTATGTGATCCTTGAAGGCCAGGGCCGCGTCGAAGTCGGCGACCTGCAGCCGCAAAACGTCGATCCCGGCGACGTGGTCATCATCCCCCCGGGGGTCCGGCAGCGCATCACCTGCACCAGCACATCCGACCTCATCTTCCTGGCCGTCTGCACCCCACGCTTCGACCCGCGAAACTATATCGCCCTGGAAAAATAA
- the rsfS gene encoding ribosome silencing factor produces MEEKIEQIVTWLSDKKGTNIKALDVRGFSPLTETMIFVTARSAKHAQSLADEVMQKLAERKWEFFGVEGMQSGHWVLVDCNDVIVHVFQDEMRSMYNVEGLYSQATALELPASVTAGEGK; encoded by the coding sequence ATGGAAGAAAAGATTGAACAGATCGTGACTTGGCTTTCGGACAAGAAAGGAACGAATATCAAAGCCCTTGACGTGCGGGGATTTTCCCCTCTGACCGAGACCATGATCTTTGTCACGGCCAGATCGGCCAAGCATGCCCAGTCCCTGGCGGACGAAGTCATGCAAAAGCTGGCGGAAAGGAAATGGGAATTTTTCGGCGTCGAGGGTATGCAGAGCGGCCATTGGGTGCTGGTCGATTGCAACGACGTCATCGTGCATGTTTTTCAGGACGAGATGCGTTCCATGTACAACGTCGAAGGTCTTTACTCACAGGCCACGGCTCTTGAGCTCCCCGCGAGCGTCACGGCCGGGGAAGGCAAATGA
- a CDS encoding CHAP domain-containing protein yields MRPCSKTIRLFLILLLTMLAACSKPAPGPSQAAPAPTNATAEAPAPQSPAPTADIQAAPQSETTPKRTTETQEAPCLECDAVDPSQDRADCFKLQPGKTSKNKHGKTVTGRCQPQCVPYARCRSGIMTCRLGDTGPVEWFECARKNKATTLVPKAGSIMVIDVNTRRKMPTGHLGYVEEACPNADGTWSLRFSHTNFDRKCHLDLDAKVLFNPATMTATFLSGPWKTWAKDLKIRGFILR; encoded by the coding sequence ATGCGCCCCTGTTCCAAGACGATCCGACTTTTCCTGATCCTGCTCCTGACGATGCTCGCAGCCTGTTCCAAGCCCGCGCCCGGACCTTCGCAAGCCGCCCCGGCACCAACAAACGCGACGGCGGAAGCCCCCGCCCCCCAAAGCCCGGCGCCAACAGCCGACATCCAGGCCGCGCCACAAAGCGAGACCACGCCTAAGCGAACCACAGAAACGCAGGAAGCCCCGTGCCTTGAGTGTGACGCCGTCGATCCGAGCCAGGACCGCGCGGACTGTTTCAAGCTTCAGCCCGGCAAGACGAGCAAAAACAAACACGGCAAGACCGTGACCGGCCGCTGCCAGCCCCAATGCGTTCCCTACGCCCGCTGCCGCAGCGGGATCATGACCTGCCGCCTGGGTGACACGGGTCCAGTGGAGTGGTTCGAGTGCGCGCGCAAGAACAAGGCGACGACCCTGGTCCCCAAGGCCGGGTCCATCATGGTCATCGACGTCAACACCCGCCGCAAGATGCCCACCGGCCACCTCGGTTATGTGGAAGAGGCCTGCCCCAACGCGGACGGGACCTGGAGCCTGCGCTTCAGTCACACCAACTTTGACCGCAAATGCCACCTGGACCTAGACGCCAAGGTCCTGTTCAATCCGGCGACCATGACCGCCACGTTTCTGAGCGGGCCATGGAAAACATGGGCCAAGGACCTGAAAATCCGCGGCTTCATCCTGAGGTGA
- the nudC gene encoding NAD(+) diphosphatase: MDHYSRSALNTFAGLVLNRKPLAPLDAPDWEKSLTSKHAVFVVVRGDEILFDGTRLEPLLLAPPMLGACDRAHLQAMLLGDDGSRRYFAINIERLPAGTVQCLSSLGTFVPLRRHAAVLPRQMAALLGYARAVAGWHSLARYCGLCGHPTMPRPGSPAQTCTNPACGAVHFPRVNPAMIVLVHHRDSQGDRCLLGRQSLWQPRVYSALSGYVEPGESVEDAVLREVMEETGVTVRDIHYFSSQPWPFSGSLMLGFHARATSTKIHIDEDELEDARWFARHEIPALLDSGELALPSAETIARHLFDAWYLGGEIGRD, translated from the coding sequence ATGGATCATTACTCACGCTCCGCCCTCAACACCTTTGCCGGCCTGGTCCTGAACCGCAAGCCACTTGCCCCCCTCGATGCCCCTGACTGGGAAAAAAGCCTGACATCGAAGCACGCCGTCTTTGTCGTGGTCCGGGGGGACGAAATCCTCTTCGACGGAACCCGGCTCGAACCGCTCCTGCTGGCCCCGCCCATGCTTGGCGCATGCGACCGGGCCCATCTGCAGGCCATGCTCCTGGGCGATGACGGCAGCCGCCGCTATTTCGCCATCAACATCGAACGCCTCCCGGCGGGCACGGTTCAATGCCTGAGCAGCCTTGGAACCTTTGTCCCCTTGCGTCGGCACGCGGCCGTGCTGCCAAGGCAAATGGCCGCCCTGCTCGGATACGCCCGCGCCGTCGCGGGATGGCACAGCCTGGCCCGCTACTGCGGCCTGTGCGGCCACCCCACCATGCCAAGGCCCGGCTCCCCGGCCCAGACATGCACCAATCCGGCATGCGGCGCGGTGCATTTTCCCCGCGTCAATCCGGCCATGATCGTCCTGGTGCACCACAGGGACAGCCAGGGTGACAGATGCCTGCTCGGCCGTCAGTCCCTCTGGCAGCCACGTGTCTACTCGGCCCTCTCCGGCTATGTGGAGCCCGGGGAAAGCGTGGAGGACGCAGTCCTGCGCGAGGTCATGGAGGAGACGGGAGTCACGGTGCGCGACATTCACTATTTTTCTTCCCAGCCCTGGCCGTTTTCCGGTTCGCTCATGCTCGGTTTTCATGCCCGCGCGACCAGCACTAAAATTCACATCGACGAGGACGAACTCGAGGACGCCCGCTGGTTCGCACGCCACGAAATCCCCGCCCTGCTCGATTCCGGCGAACTGGCCCTGCCATCGGCCGAAACCATCGCCCGGCATCTCTTCGACGCCTGGTATCTTGGCGGCGAAATCGGCCGGGACTGA
- a CDS encoding RNA recognition motif domain-containing protein, whose amino-acid sequence MNIYVGNLSWSTTDADLKSLFSQYGEVTSAHVIEDRATGRSRGFGFVEMDDEGARQAIQAVNGTDFQGRNLKVNESQPRESRPRY is encoded by the coding sequence ATGAACATCTATGTTGGAAATCTGTCCTGGTCGACCACCGATGCCGACCTGAAGTCCCTGTTCTCCCAGTACGGCGAAGTCACCTCTGCTCACGTCATCGAAGACCGCGCCACCGGCCGCTCCCGTGGTTTTGGCTTTGTCGAGATGGATGACGAAGGCGCCCGCCAGGCCATCCAGGCAGTGAACGGCACCGATTTTCAGGGCCGCAACCTGAAGGTCAACGAATCTCAGCCCCGTGAGAGCCGCCCCCGCTACTAA
- a CDS encoding phenylacetate--CoA ligase family protein, whose translation MLYDVSNETMPREELEALQLKRLKAMVEKVYYNVPFYQGRFNEMNVRPEQIRSLEDLKYLPFTEKQDLRNNYPFGLFAVPRDNVVRVHASSGTTGKATVVGYTQRDVNTWAELMARSLMCAGASRRDIVHNAYGYGLFTGGLGMHYGVERLGATILPISGGGTRRQVMLMRDFGSTILCSTPSYALFLYESVLAAGMSISDLKLHTGIFGAEPWSEKMRSEIESKLQIKALDIYGLSEIMGPGVGMECCDAQDGLHIWEDHFLIEIIDPETGEQLPLGETGELVITTITKEAQPLIRYRTRDITRIEAIPCRCGRTHRRISRIQGRSDDMLIIRGVNVFPQQIETILLETQGVAPHYQLILTRQGSLDMLEVKVEVDEKLFSDEIRHLQRIEAKIQKNIKEFLGVTAKVTLSEPQSIERSEGKAKRIIDLRNS comes from the coding sequence ATGCTTTACGACGTTTCGAACGAAACCATGCCCCGGGAAGAACTGGAGGCCCTGCAGCTCAAGCGGCTCAAGGCCATGGTTGAAAAGGTCTACTACAACGTGCCCTTCTACCAGGGCAGATTCAACGAGATGAACGTCCGGCCGGAGCAGATCCGTTCCCTGGAGGACCTGAAATACCTGCCCTTCACCGAGAAACAGGATCTGCGCAACAACTATCCCTTTGGCCTTTTCGCCGTGCCCCGGGACAATGTCGTGCGCGTGCACGCATCCTCCGGCACCACGGGCAAGGCCACCGTGGTCGGCTACACTCAGCGCGACGTGAACACCTGGGCCGAGCTGATGGCCCGCTCGCTCATGTGCGCCGGAGCCAGCCGCCGCGACATCGTGCACAACGCCTACGGATACGGCCTCTTCACCGGAGGCTTAGGCATGCACTACGGCGTGGAGCGCCTGGGCGCGACCATCCTGCCCATCTCCGGCGGCGGCACCAGACGCCAGGTCATGCTCATGCGCGACTTCGGCTCGACCATCCTGTGCAGCACCCCGTCCTACGCGCTCTTCCTGTACGAATCGGTCCTCGCGGCGGGCATGAGCATCTCCGACCTGAAGCTGCACACGGGCATCTTCGGCGCCGAACCCTGGAGCGAAAAGATGCGCTCCGAGATCGAATCCAAGCTGCAGATAAAGGCCCTCGACATCTACGGCCTGTCCGAGATCATGGGTCCGGGCGTGGGCATGGAGTGCTGCGACGCCCAGGACGGCCTGCACATCTGGGAGGACCACTTCCTCATCGAGATCATCGACCCCGAGACGGGCGAGCAGCTGCCCCTGGGCGAGACCGGCGAACTGGTCATCACCACCATCACCAAGGAAGCCCAGCCGCTGATCCGCTACCGCACCCGCGACATCACGCGCATCGAGGCCATCCCCTGCCGTTGCGGCCGCACCCACCGGCGCATTTCGCGCATCCAGGGCCGCAGCGATGACATGCTCATCATCCGCGGCGTGAACGTGTTCCCGCAGCAGATCGAGACCATCCTGCTCGAAACCCAGGGCGTGGCCCCGCATTACCAGCTCATCCTGACCCGTCAGGGCAGCCTGGACATGCTGGAGGTCAAGGTCGAGGTGGACGAAAAGCTCTTCTCCGACGAGATCAGGCATTTACAGCGTATCGAAGCCAAGATACAAAAAAATATCAAGGAATTCCTGGGCGTCACCGCCAAGGTGACCCTGTCCGAACCGCAGAGTATCGAACGCTCCGAAGGTAAGGCCAAACGCATCATCGACCTGCGCAACTCGTAA
- a CDS encoding NAD(P)/FAD-dependent oxidoreductase, which yields MGKKLLLAGGGHAHMTILAHMRDLVREGHEVTVVQPSDFHYYSGMGPGMLGTTYTPDEIRFATRQVVESMGGTFVRDKVTHIDAKQRQVTLASGSTLEYDVLSCNAGSFIPFDNIHGDTSNIFTVKPIERLQEAQRAVISLCAARTKPHVAVVGGGPAALEIAGNVRKLAKLRGRHAPRITLFAGRQLLGRFPEKIQTMARDSLTLQDITINEDGYVDEIRNGVIIQNGKHHHPDMVFVATGVHPSRLFADSGLPTGVTGGLLVNEWLQSVQHPEIFGGGDCIDFEPKALDKVGVYAVRENPVLLRNVRAALNGTRLQRFDPGGSYLLLFNMGDDTAIFSKGPLMFRNWLGFLLKDYIDRRFMRHFQALER from the coding sequence ATGGGTAAAAAACTGCTCCTGGCCGGAGGCGGCCACGCACATATGACCATCCTGGCCCACATGCGGGATCTGGTCCGGGAAGGACACGAAGTAACCGTCGTACAACCATCCGATTTTCATTATTATTCCGGCATGGGTCCAGGCATGCTCGGTACGACCTACACTCCGGACGAGATCCGCTTCGCCACCCGCCAGGTTGTCGAAAGCATGGGCGGAACCTTCGTGCGGGACAAGGTCACGCACATAGACGCTAAGCAGCGCCAGGTCACCCTGGCCTCCGGCAGCACCCTGGAATACGACGTGCTGTCCTGCAACGCGGGCAGCTTCATCCCCTTTGACAACATCCACGGCGACACATCGAACATCTTCACTGTCAAGCCCATCGAACGGCTGCAGGAAGCGCAGCGGGCCGTGATCTCTCTCTGCGCAGCCAGGACCAAGCCCCATGTGGCCGTGGTCGGCGGCGGCCCGGCCGCGCTCGAAATCGCGGGCAACGTGCGCAAGCTCGCCAAACTGCGAGGGCGGCACGCGCCTCGAATCACCCTCTTTGCCGGACGCCAGCTCCTGGGCCGTTTTCCGGAAAAGATCCAGACCATGGCCCGGGACTCCCTCACTCTTCAGGACATCACTATCAATGAAGACGGCTACGTGGACGAGATCCGCAACGGCGTCATCATCCAGAACGGAAAACATCATCACCCGGACATGGTCTTCGTGGCCACGGGCGTGCACCCCTCACGGCTTTTTGCCGACTCGGGACTGCCCACGGGGGTCACGGGGGGGCTGCTGGTCAACGAATGGCTGCAAAGCGTGCAACATCCCGAAATTTTCGGCGGGGGCGACTGCATCGATTTCGAGCCCAAGGCTCTGGACAAGGTCGGCGTCTATGCCGTGCGCGAAAACCCGGTCCTGCTGCGCAATGTCCGCGCCGCCCTGAACGGGACCAGGCTGCAGCGCTTCGATCCCGGCGGAAGCTACCTGCTCCTCTTCAACATGGGCGACGACACGGCCATTTTCAGCAAGGGACCACTCATGTTCCGCAACTGGCTGGGATTTTTGCTCAAGGACTATATCGATCGACGCTTCATGCGTCATTTCCAGGCTCTTGAACGCTGA
- a CDS encoding ACT domain-containing protein, which yields MKVEQISVFLENRAGRLAEVTKTLAENQINIRALSLADTSDFGILRLIVTDNEKAKEVLKAKGFTVGRTNVVAAEVGDRPGGLHTILEMLNAGGVNVEYMYAFVTQSGRNAILIFRFDRTDQAIEVLQKNSVRILSGDELYTL from the coding sequence ATGAAAGTTGAACAGATTTCCGTTTTTCTGGAAAACAGAGCCGGCCGCCTGGCCGAAGTGACCAAGACCCTGGCCGAAAACCAGATCAATATCCGCGCCCTGTCCCTGGCCGACACCTCCGATTTCGGCATCCTGCGCCTCATCGTGACCGACAACGAAAAGGCCAAGGAAGTGCTCAAGGCCAAAGGCTTCACCGTGGGCCGCACCAATGTCGTGGCCGCCGAGGTGGGCGATCGTCCCGGCGGACTGCACACCATCCTGGAGATGCTCAACGCGGGCGGGGTGAACGTGGAGTACATGTACGCCTTCGTGACCCAGAGCGGCCGCAACGCCATCCTCATCTTCCGTTTCGACCGCACGGACCAGGCCATCGAGGTCTTGCAGAAGAACAGCGTGCGCATCCTGTCCGGAGACGAACTCTACACCCTCTGA
- a CDS encoding DMT family transporter: MQKNQKKAYICGLAAVCLWSTVATAFKLSLRHLGPEPLLFYASLTSVLVLLLILAIQGRMRELSRLTFKDARFSLLLGGLNPFLYYLVLIRAYDLLRAQEAQAINYTWAITMSLLSIPLLGQRLRGLQFVAIGLGYLGALIISTRGNLLGFEMASPLGFALAMGSTVIWALFWIFGVKDAMDPTLRLLLNFCCGAVYTGAWALLSGISLIPNGPGLLGAVYLGIFEMGVTFVLWMSALRLSRTTAQVSNMIYLAPFLSLFIIHFLLGETIHAATLAGLGFILAGTVTQKFADAQATK; encoded by the coding sequence GAAGAACCAAAAGAAAGCGTATATTTGCGGACTTGCAGCCGTCTGCCTGTGGTCGACCGTGGCCACCGCCTTCAAGCTATCCCTGCGCCACCTCGGGCCGGAGCCGCTGCTTTTCTATGCCAGCCTGACCTCGGTGCTGGTTCTGCTCCTGATTCTGGCCATCCAGGGCAGGATGAGAGAATTGTCGCGACTGACATTCAAGGATGCACGCTTCTCCCTGCTTCTTGGCGGCCTGAACCCCTTCCTCTACTACCTTGTCCTGATCCGCGCCTACGACCTGCTCCGCGCCCAGGAAGCCCAGGCCATCAACTACACCTGGGCCATCACCATGAGCCTCCTGTCCATCCCCCTCCTCGGCCAGCGCCTGCGCGGCCTGCAATTCGTGGCCATCGGCCTTGGCTACCTCGGCGCGCTCATCATCTCCACCCGGGGCAATCTGCTGGGATTCGAGATGGCGAGCCCCCTGGGTTTTGCCCTGGCCATGGGCAGCACGGTCATCTGGGCCCTGTTCTGGATTTTCGGGGTCAAGGACGCCATGGACCCGACCCTGCGCCTGCTGCTCAACTTCTGCTGCGGCGCGGTCTACACCGGAGCGTGGGCGCTCCTGTCCGGCATTTCGCTCATCCCCAACGGGCCGGGTTTGCTTGGCGCGGTCTACCTCGGGATCTTCGAGATGGGGGTGACGTTCGTGCTCTGGATGTCGGCCCTGCGCCTGTCCCGAACCACGGCGCAGGTCAGCAACATGATCTATCTGGCCCCCTTCCTGTCCCTCTTCATCATTCACTTCCTGCTCGGCGAAACCATCCACGCAGCCACCCTGGCCGGACTGGGCTTCATCCTGGCTGGCACCGTGACCCAAAAATTCGCGGACGCCCAAGCCACGAAGTGA